A single Epinephelus fuscoguttatus linkage group LG13, E.fuscoguttatus.final_Chr_v1 DNA region contains:
- the ska3 gene encoding spindle and kinetochore-associated protein 3 → MDPTARFFTKLKKLAVTLESETAKLQQVFENRNKDGDSETTAKAMRAYHELNCDVGTLKGQIQGQLAQQKAQKNEVSSFINACRVMEQRVSKDIQSLRAHWEKYGYKAPCDTQRPTKSKDPESEAEHDAASKNETMSAEGEEGSVEEAEGNHSPSPPKVGPPPFTDMLRTPQLSDFGLSEMQLKRTLAGAEWCSEVPPMPEMNLPHPTLNTPAPPPMPLTPKCALRMDDDELQTPQMHDFGISEHTMCLNNDFTMDLFRKNTEKPQRPSQDVPVPPVNSVMESLQTKAQTLESPEPPVFCTPGFKIRKTNGHCSPPAQGNGDPESPGHPGNLPTTPEVPAFQTPYVNRLVSTKKSAGQPEPVNMQADDDNHTFELPTPRNGATGSKRTWEYDVPDISIMGVEDKQMPEMPNLESVLGNSLQNRSAKMLKKANEHEKMTKELTVNRLELDGPTQEFSFGTPRIRMYDQEPSTPEMPDLSSITQDICKLVSQAQLKKTAMAVVHPNVRPENVKSRAVSLSVVSESEFRSLPSYLRQMTLQSLNQAVNSINKFLAESPGEQTEFQMEELRRICGVGTKTPVYILCLTELKRLTHTGGARNTSVYKLNTHN, encoded by the exons ATGGACCCGACAGCACGGTTCTTCACCAAGCTGAAGAAGCTGGCGGTGACTCTGGAGTCAGAAACTGCGAAGCTACAACAGGTCTTTGAAAACCGCAACAAGGACGGTGACAGTG AGACCACAGCGAAAGCTATGCGAGCATATCACGAGCTGAACTGTGATGTCGGCACCCTGAAG GGGCAGATCCAGGGTCAGCTTGCTCAGCAGAAAGCGCAGAAGAACGAGGTGAGCAGCTTCATTAACGCCTGTCGAGTGATGGAGCAGAGGGTCAGTAAGGACATCCAGTCACTGAGGGCACACTGGGAAAAATATGGTTACAAAGCTCCCTGTGACACCCAGAGACCAACCA AGAGCAAAGATCCAGAGTCAGAGGCTGAACATGACGCAGCAAGTAAGAATGAAACTATGTcagcagagggagaagagggaAGCGTGGAGGAGGCAGAAGGTAATCACTCCCCATCGCCTCCAAAAGTGGGGCCGCCGCCCTTCACTGACATGCTGCGAACACCCCAGCTCTCTGACTTCGGCCTCTCTGAGATGCAGCTGAAGAGAACTCTGGCTGGGGCGGAGTGGTGCTCTGAGGTGCCCCCTATGCCCGAGATGAACCTCCCTCATCCCACACTCAACACGCCTGCACCACCACCCATGCCTTTAACCCCCAAATGTGCCCTGCGGATGGATGACGATGAGTTACAGACACCTCAGATGCATGACTTTGGCATTTCAGAGCACACCATGTGTCTGAACAACGACTTCACAATGGATCTGTTCCGGAAGAACACTGAGAAGCCCCAGAG ACCGTCACAAGACGTACCTGTACCACCAGTTAACTCTGTGATGGAGAGTTTGCAGACAAAAG CACAGACCTTGGAGTCCCCAGAACCACCTGTATTTTGCACACCAGGGTTTAAGATCAGAAAGACCAACGGTCACTGCTCCCCACCTGCCCAAGGCAATGGTGACCCAGAGTCCCCCGGTCACCCTGGAAACCTGCCTACCACACCTGAGGTCCCAGCGTTTCAAACCCCATACGTGAACCGACTGGTCAGCACCAAAAAG AGTGCTGGGCAGCCCGAGCCTGTCAACATGCAGGCTGATGATGACAACCACACCTTTGAGCTTCCAACACCTCGTAACGGAGCGACTGGCTCCAAACGCACCTGGGAATACGACGTGCCGGATATCTCCATCATGGGGGTGGAAGACAAGCAGATGCCAGAGATGCCAAACCTTGAGTCTGTTTTGGGAAACTCTTTACAAAAT AGAAGTGCCAAAATGCTGAAGAAGGCTAACGAGCATGAAAAGATGACCAAGGAGCTCACTGTCAACCGACTGGAGCTGGACGGACCCACCCAGGAGTTCAGCTTTGGGACACCTCGCATCAGGATGTACGACCAAGAGCCCAGCACCCCGGAGATGCCAGACCTCAGCTCCATTACACAGGACATCTGTAAA cttgTGTCTCAGGCTCAGCTGAAGAAGACGGCCATGGCTGTCGTGCACCCAAACGTCAGGCCAGAAAATGTTAAAAGCAG AGCTGTGAGTCTGTCTGTGGTGTCAGAGAGCGAGTTCAGGAGTTTACCCAGCTACCTGAGGCAGATGACTCTACAGAGCCTCAACCAGGCGGTCAACAGCATCAACAAATTCTTGGCAGAGAGTCCAG GAGAACAGACAGAGTTtcagatggaggagctgaggaggatTTGCGGCGTGGGAACCAAGACGCCCGTATACATCCTCTGTCTGACCGAGCTCAAGAGGCTGACGCACACGGGAGGAGCCAGGAACACCTCGGTGTAcaagttaaacacacacaactga
- the LOC125900196 gene encoding uncharacterized protein LOC125900196 has protein sequence MVHTCVVAGCRNRRTPGTTLSFYRFPRDPDRKQRWIAAVNREGWVPNDGSRLCSTHFISGKQVKNPRSPDYVPSVFTSAPLSPEMKEPGALEILDKQEARVEAANALLFLQGQGRSVAGERGQEEHPEEREQEAAVVESASPSPSTDEDDDDDDDDGSMSESKRGKFAQASDVNFEDVLKALKKENQTLRESVDKMSLSENSLRNDAEKVKFYTGLPNYFVLETVMWLLAPHMDGMKTVKLSKFQQLLLTLMRLRLDLRNQDLAYRFGVKVGTVTRTVHQMVNIMSSTLVPTAVFWPSRAELRKNLPAALRTSHPDCAVIIDCFMVPFEGPVSRGNQQQQQRAVPSSQGVGTSHNVLKYLIGVAPQGVVTFVSRGVLGNVSDKSLAEGCGFLCKLLPGDVVLASRDLDIADSVAARGALFKIAGSYQAEAQGSSGCSPPADASSETVSVQRHVERVISMVKQRYAMLTGPVESPFTTVSERTSNLSTFDKIVQVACALNNLCISAAPLE, from the exons ATGGTTCACACCTGTGTGGTGGCCGGCTGTAGGAACAGAAGGACACCGGGCACCACCTTATCTTTCTACCGCTTCCCCCGGGACCCCGACAGGAAGCAGCGCTGGATAGCTGCCGTGAACCGAGAGGGCTGGGTGCCCAACGACGGCAGTCGGCTGTGTAGTACTCACTTCATCTCAG GTAAACAGGTGAAGAATCCACGTTCGCCAGATTATGTTCCTTCTGTCTTCACCTCAGCTCCCTTATCTCCAGAGATGAAGGAGCCAGGTGCCCTGGAGATCCTGGACAAGCAGGAAGCACGCGTGGAGGCAGCCAATGCCCTGCTGTTCCTGCAGGGCCAGGGCAGGTCTGTGGCGGGGGAGCGGGGCCAGGAAGAGCATCCTGAGGAGCGGGAGCAGGAGGCTGCTGTGGTGGAAAGTGCGTCCCCTTCCCCCAGCACAGATGAGGATGAcgacgacgatgatgatgatggatcTATGAGTGAAAGCAAGAGAGGAAAGTTCGCTCAGGCGTCTGATGTTAACTTTGAGGATGTCCTGAAAGCCTTGAAGAAGGAGAACCAGACCCTCCGGGAGTCTGTGGACAAAATGTCCCTCTCTGAGAACTCCTTGAGGAACGATGCAGAGAAGGTAAAGTTCTACACTGGCTTACCAAACTACTTTGTCCTGGAGACGGTCATGTGGCTGCTGGCGCCGCACATGGACGGGATGAAAACTGTGAAGCTCTCCAAGTTCCAGCAGCTGCTGCTAACGCTGATGCGTCTCCGTCTGGACCTCCGCAACCAGGACCTGGCCTACCGCTTTGGAGTTAAAGTTGGCACGGTAACCAGAACAGTGCACCAGATGGTCAACATCATGTCCTCCACTCTGGTGCCGACAGCTGTCTTCTGGCCTTCTAGAGCCGAGCTGCGGAAAAACTTGCCGGCAGCTCTGCGCACCTCCCACCCCGACTGCGCTGTCATCATAGACTGTTTCATGGTGCCTTTTGAGGGGCCGGTCTCCCGGggcaaccagcagcagcagcagagggcaGTGCCAAGCTCTCAGGGGGTGGGGACAAGTCATAATGTATTAAAGTATCTGATCGGTGTGGCCCCGCAAGGTGTCGTCACCTTCGTCTCCAGGGGCGTGCTGGGAAATGTCAGTGACAAAAGCCTGGCTGAGGGCTGCGGCTTTCTGTGCAAGCTCCTCCCAGGCGATGTCGTATTGGCGAGTCGTGACCTCGACATCGCCGATTCTGTGGCCGCCAGAGGAGCTCTGTTCAAAATCGCTGGCAGCTACCAAGCAGAGGCGCAGGGGAGCTCAGGGTGCTCGCCGCCGGCTGATGCTTCCTCTGAGACAGTGAGCGTGCAGAGACATGTGGAGAGGGTGATCTCCATGGTGAAGCAGAGGTACGCCATGCTCACAGGCCCAGTCGAGAGCCCCTTCACCACAGTCTCTGAGCGCACGTCGAACCTCTCAACCTTTGATAAGATTGTGCAAGTCGCCTGTGCCTTAAACAATCTGTGCATCTCTGCTGCTCCACTAGAGTGA